Proteins from one Emys orbicularis isolate rEmyOrb1 chromosome 2, rEmyOrb1.hap1, whole genome shotgun sequence genomic window:
- the ARL4A gene encoding ADP-ribosylation factor-like protein 4A, which yields MGNGLSDQTPILSSLPSFQCFHIVILGLDSAGKTTVLYRLQFNEFVNTVPTKGFNTEKIKVTLGSSKTVTFHFWDVGGQEKLRPLWKSYTRCTDGIVFVVDSVDIERMEEAKTELHKITRISENQGVPVLIVANKQDLRNSLSLSEIEKMLAMSELSSSTPWHLQPTCAIIGDGLKEGLEKLHDMIIKRRKMLRQQKKKR from the coding sequence ATGGGGAATGGGCTCTCGGACCAGACGCCGATCCTCTCCAGCCTGCCCTCCTTCCAGTGCTTCCACATCGTGATCCTGGGGCTCGACTCGGCGGGCAAGACCACCGTGCTCTACAGGCTGCAGTTCAACGAGTTCGTCAACACTGTGCCTACCAAGGGGTTTAACACGGAGAAAATCAAAGTGACGCTGGGCAGCTCGAAAACGGTCACTTTCCACTTCTGGGACGTGGGAGGCCAGGAGAAGCTCAGGCCCCTGTGGAAGTCCTATACCAGGTGCACGGATGGCATCGTGTTTGTGGTGGACTCTGTCGACATTGAAAGAATGGAGGAAGCCAAGACAGAACTTCATAAAATTACTAGGATATCTGAAAATCAAGGCGTGCCTGTCCTTATAGTGGCTAACAAACAGGACCTGAGgaattccctctctctctcagaaatCGAGAAGATGTTAGCAATGAGCGAGCTGAGCTCTTCTACCCCCTGGCATCTGCAGCCTACCTGTGCGATCATAGGGGATGGACTAAAAGAGGGACTTGAAAAACTACATGATATGATAATTAAGCGAAGAAAAATGTTGAGACAGCAGAAAAAGAAGAGATGA